CCGCGCTCGCACTGACACCGGCTCAGTTCGACGAAGCGTGTGCGCGGTTGGAGAAGCTCGGCTTCATCCGGTCCGCCCCCGCCGGCAGACTTCCCGCAGCCGTCAGTCCCGCCATCGCGATCCGCAACCGGATCCACCTGCGCAAGGCCGAACTCCTGCGCACATCGGCCGAACTGGAGACGCTCACCGCGTCCGTGGGCCGCCTGGCCGCGGAGATGCTGGGCGGGATGGCGGCTGCCCGGACGACCGGCATCGAGACGGTGCGCGGCCGCCTGGCCATAGCGGAGCGCGTCGCCTCCCTGCTGGCCTCGGCGACCAGCCGGGTCAGCCTTCTCGACCGGCCGCCGTACGCCGCGAGCGACCCCGCGGGCACGCCCGCGCCGCTGGCCGTGGGCGATCTGGTCGCGCGGGGCGTGGAGGTCCGGGTGGTGGTGGACCGTGAGGGGCTGAGCTTCCCCGGCCGCGCCAGGGGACTGGGCGAGCTGGCCGGACAAGGGGTGCAGATCCGGCTCGCGGCAGACCTGCCGACCAAGCTGATCACCGTGGACGACCAGGTGACCCTGCTGCCACCGACCGACGTCGCCGATCCGACGGCCGCCGCGCTCGTCGTCAGCGACGCGCTGCTGGGAAACGCTCTGGTGCCGCTGTTCGAGGCGGTCTGGGAGCGCTCCATGCCCATCGGACCCGGCGGCTCGGGAGAACTGGACCACGAGCGCAGCGAGTTGCTCACCCTGCTCGCCTCGGGCCTGAAGGACGAGGCGATCGCCCGAAGGCTCGGGGTCCACGTGCACACGGCCCGCCGCCGGATCAGCCGCCTGCTGGTGGAGCTGAACGCCGAGACCCGGTTCCAGGCCGGGGTCCAGGCGCTGCGCAGGGGGTGGCTGACGCCCTGAGCCGGGGCGGGCGGCGCCTTCAGGCGGTGCGGGAGCGGGCCGGGGGCCAGGGCGCGGACAGGACGGGCACGATGTCGTACTGGTAACACGGCGTGGTGAAGCACTGCTTGGGCGCCGGGACGCAGACGGAGCCGAGAGGCGCGACGACGGTGGCGCACGGGTTCGCCGAGGACGCCCCCGGACCCTCCACGGCGTGTGCGGGGCCGGTCGGCGCGAGGGACAGGGCGGCGAGAGCGACCGGCACTCCGGCGCGCAGCAGGTTCTTGAGCATGGGCAACAGGCATAGCCGCTCGGCCGCCCCCGGGGAAGGCTGTCGCGGCTCACGTCACCCGTCCGGGTTCCCGATCGGCCCGAGGCCGCCGCTGCGGACGTGCCGGACCGTCGGCCGGTGTGCCGCGCTCAGGCGGCGCGGCGGCCCGTGTGCAGCGGAGTGCCGCCGGCGAGGCCCTCCGGGTCCAGCGCCAGCGACAGGGCGGCCGTCGCGCCCACGTCCGCCAGGCTGTGCGCGTCCGGGAGGAGTTCCACGCCGTCCGCGCCGGGCCGGTGGATCAGCACCGGGACGTACTCCCGGGTGTGGTGGGCGTGACCGATCGTGGGGTCGTTGCCGTGGTCGCCGGTGACGATCAGCCGGTCGCCGTGGTCAGCGAGCAGTGCCACGAGCCCGGCGAGCCCGGCATCCACCTGTTCCAGCAGCTGTCCGTACCGCTCCGTGTCCTGCTGATGCCCTGCCAGGTCCGTCTCCTGGACGTTCGCGACCACGAGGGCGTCGCCCTCGGCGCGTACCGCGTCCAGGGTGTACGACAGGACGTCGGCCGTGGCGACGGCCGGATGGCGGGTGGCCGCCTCGCACACCAGGATGTCGGCCGCCTTGCCCACCAGGGTGACCGGGATCCCGGCCCGTGCCGCCAGCTCGGGGAGCTGGCGGGTGTGGTCGAGCGGGGCGCCCAGGTGCTGCACCTGGAGGCCCCCGTTGCGGTAGAAGCCGGTGGCGGGGGTGTCGAGCCCGACCGTCCCCCCGTCGCCGGGGCGGACGAAGTCGCGGAGCGGGCCGTCCGCGTGGCCGCCGACCGCGATGACCCGCGCGACCGGGGCCACGTTGCGCACGGTGCGGGCGACGGCGAGGATTCCGCCGGGCCCGTCGAACGGGAGGTCGTCCAGGCGGCCCGAGGCGTTCCAGTTGATGCCGGGATCGGCCTCCAGGTTGTCGTGGACCAGGACCGCCCCGTCGACCACGAGCAGCGGCCTGCCGTCCAGGCGCTCGACCCGGTGACCGGCCGCCGTGAGCGCGTCGGACACCTCGTCCAGGTGGTCGGCGAGCCGGGCCACCGTCACCCGGCTGAAGTCGGCGCCCATCATGGTCTGGTGGCCCGCGAAGGTGTCGGCGCCCGGATAGCCGAGCGCGGCCCTGCCCGCGGCGACGGGCAGATGCGTGCGTCGCACCAGGTCCGGATGCTGGTGGACGAGGCCGAGCCCCAGCGCCCCGAGCACCGGCAGGCGCAACGGCCGCCCGAACGCGGCGCGGCAGTGGTCGAGTACGTGTCCGCAGGTGTCGGCGGTGAGGTCGCCGGGGCGCAGGCTGCCCGCGTCGGGCATGGCGCCGACGCCGAATCCGTCGATGACGACAATGACGGTCTTGGCCATGAGGTGCTCCTTACAGGGCTCGGCCGTGTGCGTCGTAGAGCCCGTTCAGCCGGGGGGCGCCCGAGGCGAGCCCGGAGACGACGGCGACGGTCGAGCGGGTGACGAAGATCTGGGTACGGAAGGCGAGCAGCGCGGTGTCCCCGACCCGGGCGTCCGCCGCGCGGCCGGGCGCTTCGAGCAGCCGGTAGTAGTCGATGTTCTCGGCGGGCGCGTCCTGCACGCCCAGGCGGACGCCCGTGCGCGGCAGGAGGGCGCTGCGGATGTGCGCACGGCTGTAGAAGCCGCCGCCGAATATCGCGGGACGGCCGTCGTCGAGGGTGTGGGCGACCTCGCTCACGTACACGTACGCGGGCTGCTCGGGCTGGGCCGGATCGACGGCGTGCAGCGGGGTCGTGCCGGTGAGGGCGTGGCCGGGCTCGCCGTGGGTCGCTCCCAGTTCGGCGAGCAGCGGGAGGGACGCCATCGAGGTGGCGCTGGGGGCGCTGAGCTTGAGGTCGTGGTGCCCGCGCGCGGCCAGCAGTTCTCGGGCCCGGATCGCCAGGCCGAAGTTGGGGGTCGCGGCGGGCACGCCCGTCGCCGGGTCGCACAGCACGCAGGGGAAGGCGGTAACGCCCGCGATCCGGATGCCGTCCAGCGCTTCGGCCTCCTTGGCGAAGGCGTCCAGACGCTCGAGCGGCACGCCGCCCTCCTGGCCGGGGTAGACGTCGCCCTCGGCGCCTGCGAGCCGGATCAGGACGGGCTGGACGAAGCCCAGTTCGCGGGCCGCGTCCGAGACGGCACGGGCGTTGGCCAGGTCAAAGACCGTCACGGTCTCCGGACGCCAGGCCAGCATCTCGGGCAGCGCGCGCCGCGGGATCTGGACCAGGTGCCCGAGGTTGCCGGGCCGCGCCCCGGCGGCGTGCAGGGTACGGGCCTCCGCCGGGTCGATGGCGGCCGAGCGGGGGATGTGCCGGGCGATGGCCCGGATCAGTTCGGGGTTGCGGCCCAGCTGCTTGACGACGAACCAGAGGCTGATGCCCAGGCGGCCGGCCTCGGCCGCGAGCAGCGCGGCGTTGGCCTCGACGGCGTCCAGGTCGACGACGTAGGTGTCGGGCGGGATGTCGCCGTTCCGGTGCAGCGCGGCCGCTGCGTCCACGAGCCCGGGATTGCGGGTGAGTACGGTGTCGAGGAACACGGTCAGTCGTCCTTCGGGTCGTCCAGGGCGGCGAGCGAGCGGCGCAGGATGTCGATGACGAGGTCCGCGCCCGCCCGCATCGGGTTGATGCGTACGGTCCAGTCGGCCAGCTCGGGGGAGTCGTCCAGCGCGGAGCTGGACATCCGGTAGAAGAGCGGCGCGATCTCGTACCTGGAGTTGGAGCCGACGGGGTAGGGGGCGGCGCCGAACCGGGCGGCGACGGCGGGCAGCCCGGCCGCGACGGGCCGGTCGAGCCGCACGAGCAGGCAGCGGTCCTGGGCGTTGGCGATGCGCACCTCGGCCACCCCGTCCACCTCGCCGGCCGCCAGCCGCTGCGCGACCTCGGCGCCCACCCGCGACTGCACGGACCACATCACGGGCACGTGGGTGAGGGCGCGCAGGGCGTCGAGCGCCTGATGGCCCTGGACCTGCCCGCCGCCGGAGTAGTTGTCGCGGCGGACGTGCTCGACCAGGTCGCCGGCGCCGACGACGAGACCGACGCCCTCCGGGCCGTGCAGCTTGAAGAGGGAGAAGCAGGAGGCGTCGGCCCCCAGCTCCACACCGGCGGCGGGCGTGCGCATCACGGCGTAGTTGTCGTCGACGATCGTGCGGACCCCGGCGGCCCGGCAGGCCGCGATGACTCCGGCCGGATCGTAGGAGTCCGCGAGCCGCTGACGCGTGTGCTGGATGTACGCCCACAGGAACCGGCCGGAGGCCAGGGCCTCGCGCAGCGCCGCGCCGTCGTTGAAGTCGGCCTCGACGGTGTCCACGCCGATGCCCCGCAGGGTGACCTCGGTGGTGCGGTAGACCGGGGCGCGGTGGATGAGCAGCGGGTCGCCCGCCCGCACGGCGGCGTTGAGGGCGGCCCGGATCGCGCCGGTGCCCGCGCCCTGGACGAAGGCGGCGTCCTGCGCCCCGAAGAAGTCCGCCAGCACGGCCTCCACCCGGGCGGTGGTGCGCGGCCGGCCCAGACCGGGGACGACGCCCGCGTCGGACGAGAACAGCTGCTGGCCCTCGAAGTGCGCGGCGGTGGCCTCCAGCAGCCGGAACTGCCGGGTGACGGCGTCGTCCAGACCGACGGTCGCCAGCGGGTGTGTGACGGGAAGGACGGGAGGTACGGGGCTCATGTCAGTTCTCCTCCACGCTCGCGCCGGTCAGGAAGCGCAGCGGGTTGCGGCGGGTCAGCAGGTCGATCAGATCGTCGTCGGCGCCCGCCGCGCGCAGCTCGGGCAGGAAGCTCCGGAACAGGTGCCCGTAGCCCTGGCCGCCCTCGTCCAGCAGGTAGCCGTGGCGGGAGATGTCGCAGCTGAGCAGGGCCCGGTCGGCGTGCCCGGCCTCCACCAGGGCGAGCAGCAGCCGCAGCCGGGTCCGGTCGCTCCGGTAGGCCGATTTGCCCACGGTGTCGAAGGCGACGTACGCCCCGCGCGCCGCGAGTTCCCGGTGGACGCCCGGGTCGTCGAGCAGGTCCTGGTGGCCGATGCTGACGCGGTGGGCGGGCAGCCCCTCACCGGTGAGCAGGTCCAGCTGGGCGAGCCCGCCCCGGCCCAGCTGCGCGTGGGTGGCGAGGGAGAGCCCGGTGGCCCGCGCGGCCCGTGCGCCGGCCCGCAGCACCTTGGCCTCGGGAGCCGTGGGGACGTCCCCGTGGCTGCCGATCTCGCCGAGGACGCCGGGCAGGATGCCGGTCGTGCCGATGCCGTCCTGGATCTCGCGGACGAGGACCTCGGTCAGCTGCTCCACGTCGGCGGTGTCGATCTCCGGGGTGTGGAACGGCTCGTAGTACCAGCCGGTCGCGGCGACCACCGCGACCCGCGACTGCCGGGCGATCTCCGCGAGGGCGGCGACATCGCGCCCCATGCCCCGGCAGGTCAGCTCGACGACGAGGGAGAGCCCGAACTCCTCCCGCAGCGCGCTCAGCTCGGCGGTGACGGCCGCCGTGTGGCGCCGGGGGTCGAGGACGGCCGCACCGTCGCCCCGCTGGTCCAGATCGAGGACGAGGTGCTCGTGTGCGAGGGCCGGGCCGCGTACCGAAGCGGCCTGGATCTCGCCGGTGACGGTGCGCAGGGTGTGCGGAGCGGGGTGGTTCATCGTGGGGTTCCTTCTACGTGTACGGGCCCGGTCCGGCCGGCGGCCTCGCGGCCCCGGCACGCGGGTGGACAGGTCCCGGTCCCGGGGGTGTCAGCCCTTGACCGGGGTGAACAGATCGAGCCAGTACAGGATGTTGAGCAGGATGCCGCCGATGATCACGGCCGCGGGTGCGGCGGCCATCTTCACGACGGGGCGGCCCATCGCCTCGTTCAGCAGGTAGAGCCCGCCGACGACGAGGATGCCCAGTCCGCCGCCCATCGCGTTCGCGGCCATCAGCGAACCGAAGAGGATCGCGAGCTGGAGGGTGTCACCGATCGCGCTGCGCAGGTGTTCGGAGGAGTCGCGGACGCTGGGCAGCTTGCCGAGGACCCGGCCGATCCAGGAGAGGGCCAGCACCTCGGCCGCGAACACGAGCGCACCGACGAGAGCGGCCAGGAACGGGTTCGGCATGAGGTAGCCGATCGGGTACACCAGCGTGAATCCGGCGATCCCGTACGCCCCGGAGGCGAGTGCGGTGGTCGCGATCAGCGGGATGAAGCCGAACACCCGGTAGAAGTCGACCTGGGCCGCCTCCGAGTACTGCCCCTTCGCGATGAGGAAGCTGGTGGCCTCGCCGCCGCCGAATATGTGCATCTGGGCAAGCACACAGACCCCGGCCCCGAGCACCATGAACAGCGGCAGGTACCTGCGCAGCCGGGCCGCGCTCGCGCTGAACAGCGACGCCATCGGGTCGTCCTCCAGGACGATCTCCTCGACGCCCGCCGCCCGGTCCGCCCGGCGCTGCCGGACGTCCTTGGCGACCGCGAGCCCGATGAGCATCAGCACGCCGACGGCCATGGCCAGCGCTCCGGCGAACATGTTCGGCCACAGCTTCATGGTCATGACGACGAGGGCCAGTTCGAGGACGCCCGCGATACCGCCCCACCGGCGGCCGAACTGCTTGGTGATGGCGAGCACCGGGAACAGCGAGAACAGGAACAGGATCGGCGTCGACATCTGCTGCATCGCGGTCAGGAAGTCGACCGGCAGGTCGTGGGCGACGTTGTTCGCGCCGTTCAGGCCGAACACGACGACCGCGCCCCAGGCGGCACCGAGGATGGGGGCGAGCCACTTCTTCGGTGCCAGCATCCCGAGGATGTCCGTGGGCAGGAAGACCAGCCACGGGTTCAGCACACCGGTGGACAGGGCCATCGGCGCGCCCAGTCCGAAGATGAACCCGGCGGAGAGACCGAACGAGACAGCCGTCGTCGCGCTGCGGGTGGTGCGCCCCTGGATGAAGTCCAGCATGAAGGGGCGTACCCCGTCGTTGAAGACGGCCAGGGCCATGTGCGAGATGTAGGCCGTCAGCGCACAGAGGGCTATCACGGTCAGTTGCTGGGCCAGCGTGAAGTCAAGGCTGGCGCCGGCGGCGAGTGTGGTGCTCACGAGTCACTCCTTGGTGCCCGGGACGGTGAGAACAGGCTGTTGTTCAGCCGCGGGCGGCGATGGCGCGCGCCATGAGGGGGGCGATGATGTCGATCTGGTCCATCGAGAAGCCGAAGACCTTCTTGCCTTCGGCGAGCAGGGCGGTGACCTGCTCCTCCGTCGGCACGCTCCGCCCGAAGGTGTGGCAGGCG
This window of the Streptomyces sp. 840.1 genome carries:
- a CDS encoding LuxR family transcriptional regulator → MRKNAADWQALGLDGKELGLYEALLNPTGHRDPEALAAALALTPAQFDEACARLEKLGFIRSAPAGRLPAAVSPAIAIRNRIHLRKAELLRTSAELETLTASVGRLAAEMLGGMAAARTTGIETVRGRLAIAERVASLLASATSRVSLLDRPPYAASDPAGTPAPLAVGDLVARGVEVRVVVDREGLSFPGRARGLGELAGQGVQIRLAADLPTKLITVDDQVTLLPPTDVADPTAAALVVSDALLGNALVPLFEAVWERSMPIGPGGSGELDHERSELLTLLASGLKDEAIARRLGVHVHTARRRISRLLVELNAETRFQAGVQALRRGWLTP
- a CDS encoding phosphopentomutase produces the protein MAKTVIVVIDGFGVGAMPDAGSLRPGDLTADTCGHVLDHCRAAFGRPLRLPVLGALGLGLVHQHPDLVRRTHLPVAAGRAALGYPGADTFAGHQTMMGADFSRVTVARLADHLDEVSDALTAAGHRVERLDGRPLLVVDGAVLVHDNLEADPGINWNASGRLDDLPFDGPGGILAVARTVRNVAPVARVIAVGGHADGPLRDFVRPGDGGTVGLDTPATGFYRNGGLQVQHLGAPLDHTRQLPELAARAGIPVTLVGKAADILVCEAATRHPAVATADVLSYTLDAVRAEGDALVVANVQETDLAGHQQDTERYGQLLEQVDAGLAGLVALLADHGDRLIVTGDHGNDPTIGHAHHTREYVPVLIHRPGADGVELLPDAHSLADVGATAALSLALDPEGLAGGTPLHTGRRAA
- a CDS encoding alanine racemase gives rise to the protein MFLDTVLTRNPGLVDAAAALHRNGDIPPDTYVVDLDAVEANAALLAAEAGRLGISLWFVVKQLGRNPELIRAIARHIPRSAAIDPAEARTLHAAGARPGNLGHLVQIPRRALPEMLAWRPETVTVFDLANARAVSDAARELGFVQPVLIRLAGAEGDVYPGQEGGVPLERLDAFAKEAEALDGIRIAGVTAFPCVLCDPATGVPAATPNFGLAIRARELLAARGHHDLKLSAPSATSMASLPLLAELGATHGEPGHALTGTTPLHAVDPAQPEQPAYVYVSEVAHTLDDGRPAIFGGGFYSRAHIRSALLPRTGVRLGVQDAPAENIDYYRLLEAPGRAADARVGDTALLAFRTQIFVTRSTVAVVSGLASGAPRLNGLYDAHGRAL
- a CDS encoding aminotransferase class V-fold PLP-dependent enzyme; this encodes MSPVPPVLPVTHPLATVGLDDAVTRQFRLLEATAAHFEGQQLFSSDAGVVPGLGRPRTTARVEAVLADFFGAQDAAFVQGAGTGAIRAALNAAVRAGDPLLIHRAPVYRTTEVTLRGIGVDTVEADFNDGAALREALASGRFLWAYIQHTRQRLADSYDPAGVIAACRAAGVRTIVDDNYAVMRTPAAGVELGADASCFSLFKLHGPEGVGLVVGAGDLVEHVRRDNYSGGGQVQGHQALDALRALTHVPVMWSVQSRVGAEVAQRLAAGEVDGVAEVRIANAQDRCLLVRLDRPVAAGLPAVAARFGAAPYPVGSNSRYEIAPLFYRMSSSALDDSPELADWTVRINPMRAGADLVIDILRRSLAALDDPKDD
- a CDS encoding phosphotriesterase → MNHPAPHTLRTVTGEIQAASVRGPALAHEHLVLDLDQRGDGAAVLDPRRHTAAVTAELSALREEFGLSLVVELTCRGMGRDVAALAEIARQSRVAVVAATGWYYEPFHTPEIDTADVEQLTEVLVREIQDGIGTTGILPGVLGEIGSHGDVPTAPEAKVLRAGARAARATGLSLATHAQLGRGGLAQLDLLTGEGLPAHRVSIGHQDLLDDPGVHRELAARGAYVAFDTVGKSAYRSDRTRLRLLLALVEAGHADRALLSCDISRHGYLLDEGGQGYGHLFRSFLPELRAAGADDDLIDLLTRRNPLRFLTGASVEEN
- a CDS encoding YhfT family protein — encoded protein: MSTTLAAGASLDFTLAQQLTVIALCALTAYISHMALAVFNDGVRPFMLDFIQGRTTRSATTAVSFGLSAGFIFGLGAPMALSTGVLNPWLVFLPTDILGMLAPKKWLAPILGAAWGAVVVFGLNGANNVAHDLPVDFLTAMQQMSTPILFLFSLFPVLAITKQFGRRWGGIAGVLELALVVMTMKLWPNMFAGALAMAVGVLMLIGLAVAKDVRQRRADRAAGVEEIVLEDDPMASLFSASAARLRRYLPLFMVLGAGVCVLAQMHIFGGGEATSFLIAKGQYSEAAQVDFYRVFGFIPLIATTALASGAYGIAGFTLVYPIGYLMPNPFLAALVGALVFAAEVLALSWIGRVLGKLPSVRDSSEHLRSAIGDTLQLAILFGSLMAANAMGGGLGILVVGGLYLLNEAMGRPVVKMAAAPAAVIIGGILLNILYWLDLFTPVKG